The Aedes albopictus strain Foshan chromosome 1, AalbF5, whole genome shotgun sequence genomic interval ATAATCAACTCCAGTTACTGGAACAAtgtgaagtctactagcttattataaacctttgggacacctagggtcgtccaaattgttctataataaagtccttcaaatctacaagaacaactttatgtgttttcaccatatataatagtattgttTAATCTGCTAGGGTCCgcggagctcttgaaatctcaaatgtcattcagagacactacaaggatattccaggtcagccaaactatattTAAGTTCACGacgtcaggtctacactcgtaacaacagccatatctgttatactgagtaacgttgcatatttattcgtggttactggaccaatctgaagtctattttTTTATTATGTATTGGTTTTACTTGAAATAAtgcatttttttaatgcaaaaaatcaatgcatttaaaaaaaactaaacgAAAATGAGAGCGATACTAATTTAGATACACTAAATACCAGGTTTGCCACAGTAGTGTTAAATAGTGAGCTTATAAAGGCTTCCACTAAGtaaattttcgagaaaaattGAATTTCACTTAGGGCAGGGGGAGGGGGCGAAAATATGTTTCTCATGCTCCAAAAGGGCGATACCTcccaaaagtttgggaaacactggtttacactgtcaaaatagagtgtttcctaatcCTGTACGTCTTACCCGCAGCCCcctacgacgtttgccgggacagctagttatcaaTAATAGTTCACGTATGAATCATTGTGTGTATCGTCTGGCCTTTCCACTATCGGCGTGCCGCATGGCACTTTCTTTTCGTACCTATAGCGTAGCTTCTATTATCTTCCTCCAATAGACATAACATAATATACGATAAGGGTCAAATCTGTATTTGACCTAACACAGATCAATGCTGAAACTTCTAGTATCTAGTGTGACTCGATTAGAATTTCATTAGTTCCAAACATTATAGGCCCTTCTGTTCAtactttgtcaaatatttgaccctgtgtgctTGTAGATAAGCGTTGAGAACACGCCAATGACACGTTTTTATCAATAGCATTGGTTGACAGTAGAAATAGGGTCCGAAACCATTTGAGCATGAGGTCCTATATTGGGCACTTTTCCGCTTTAACTCAATTCATTTAGTTTCaattgacttgttttttttttatacaatgtGAGATAAATACGTACAGTATCAGTATGTGTACACAAATTCAATAgatttgattgagttatagcgaaaaagtgcccaaaataggaccccttgTCCAAATGGTATTTTCATTTGATAGGCACATTTTGGTCCGGTcatgttgacaacaatgcctgcCACTATGAACTTTTCAAATGGACGAATGACCAACAAGTTGAAGTCCCTCTTTAAATAGAAATATGCACACACTGGGTTGTTTGAGAAGATTAGCAGATGAGTAAGCAAAAGGAAAAGGCCGTAATCCATGGCGGTCGGTGATAGATCAGTAAGATAAAGGCTCTAACACTCATTGTAGTGTGCGCAGCCTTATTGAGATCCAGGCAGAAAAatgtatatacagggtgttaggttcatgagtgcaactttttaaagggtgatagaggatcaCGAATGGTgataaaaattgttctacgcatatggtcaaatctcaaccgttacgtagttattgaccTCTCCATGTTTTCTTACTCTtattgccatttgatagaaaattcaataatctttcgaataagggtaaaacaattgcgataagtttgaccatttgaaagttatagccagttaaggcaataagagtcaaaaacatggagagttcaataactacgtaacggttgagatttgaccatatgcgtagaacattttttttttcaccatttatggtcctctatctccctttaaaaagtttgcactcaggaaccaatCACCCTGTATAAGACGTTTCAAACGAGGTTTCAAATAGGACAACTCGGTAAGCTCGCGGTGCACTCATTGAACGGCATTGAATACGCGCGAGTGTCGCATGCTGTGTATACTTATAGTGATAGTGAACCAACCGATAGCATTTTCGATTTTCTAAATCCGCTCTTGTGCTTTCCGCGAGTAGCTCGTTTGTTCGTTGTCCCGCACGCAGGgcattttatcaaaaaaattTTACAGTTGGCgtttgataactgcaacatgtttacgtttcactcatcgaatgaaattcgatatcaACTATAATAACTGACACACGTCAAAGAACTCTcaattgctgcagaatgcagccaatgtgcatcgGAGATTAAATATCGTATTGCAACAAAAGTGAACGCTGTCGACATTTTTTATTTTGACGAAtagtggtgcgataactgcaaaattgttgcatttGGCGAATTCAGTTAATTACCTGTAACTGCATCGAGATTATACAACAAAAAAAACGCGTTTGTACCTTGAAGGTAAATAGAGGAAACATGAAAGGTAAAACCAATAATATAGTGCAACTCGTACAGAGACTCATCTTATAAATTTGATTTTTACAGAGACATTGGCAGTTATTGCCATGGCGGCCATCAGTATTGCACTTTTTGCGGCAAATTTTGCATCGGCTGATCCTGGCGACCAAACTGACGACAGTGGCATCAACCCAAACTGGGTGACACCGGGCCATTATCACCATGACAACTCCACGCAAGAAGCTTCTTGTCCTCCCCCGGTAGTAGAGGCATGCAAATGTCCCATCCTGCCGGATTGTCCTGTGTTTGATCTGGTTGAAAGCGGTCCCTCGACACAGGAAGATCTGCAGAGAACTTCCATGTATTACCGGAAGTTTGTTAGGAGAATTTTCGATAAACGACGGCTACAACCCGACTTGTCCGATGAGTCATTTATGATTAGGAGTATCCAGTTCAGATTATCCAAGCAACAAGTGGAAAAGTTGAAGGAAGCTCGTACGGCAAGCGAAACAGACAATGTCGTGTCTGAAATAGTGGAGCAATCGGGAGAAAATGTTTACTACGCCATGGCTGAGGGTTCATGCGACAGTTTATACTCCTTTATCGTTGCAACTAAGCTGAATACCATCCTTCTATGCGTCTTGGTTGCGATCCTTATGATCGTGGCGATATCGAAAATTTGCAACATTTGGTGGTTTTATGTGGCATTATTGAGCATTCTGATCATAGCATACAGCATGACATACCGAGACTGCAACAATCGGCTGGAAGTAGAATCGCTAGTCACAGCATTCAAGTATGATCAAAAAAACCCTTGCTTAGGTTTGTCCTCTTTGTTCAGCTCCATCACCAACAAGATCTCCGACCGCGAAAATAACTGTAAGAATTACCTTCAGCATTTACACGGATTAGAACGCAATATTTGTGATCCTTTGGAGGTTACCGTCGAAATGTTCGGCCGAATACCAACAAAGTACTTCGGGAACATCGTGGATGAGATAATTTCCATAATCAATTCTGCGCACCAGAAGTTTGGTTGGCTGGGACCTCTACGTATCACGGTTGTCATTCCGGTTTTCATCCTGGGGCTCGTTATGATCTGTTCTAAGTTCTCACTGATAGCCATTTTTATAAATTGGATCCGCAATAGACTGATCACGCCAGCCATTGCTACAGCGACCGATCAACCAGTAGGGTTGACGAAATAAATGACGAAGCATAACCGGAAGCTTTGATCGCACCAAATGGAAAACAGCGACGACAGTTCCAGCTGTTGGTAGCTTCAGCGTAACGGTCACGGATTTGTACTACGGATCTACCGGACCGATCAACGTCTTGGAATTCGTGACACGAAAAAAGATAACTCAGATTGCGTTTTGTCAACAACTTTAATCTATGGACATTTAGTACGGACTGGATAAACAAACATCTATAGTcataacacagagaacagacatccaagtccagttccgaaactgtgtaagaaatttaacggccatttgaaatcggcaacacaagtggcaatagcgtggcgctgcaatcggttaatttcccatactaatttaattcaccacttgaaatgtttcaattcaccactgactgtggcaatatggtgtttggtggcgttagtgttgtcatcgtgtattggtttgcaaccttactcaagtaaagattcaaatccctacacaactttccgaatgaaatttgctctagcctggatgtctgttctctgtggtcataATCATATCAACAGTTTTGCTTCGTTAGTTGTTTCTCTCACAAACACATACACATATGAACAATCACAATCATCTGTCATCATCGGAATCATCATCGACCACGGCGGTGACCCTTCGCTGATCTCaccagggggctgtcactactCTTTTCCGACACCAGCGAGTTTGAAAATGTTATTTCAATTCAGGGCCAGTTTTCGGAACAAATCCGGCAAGCAAAATCAGCGGATGAAGTTGTAACCATTTGTTACTAATTTTTATTTTCTAGTGTTCTTGT includes:
- the LOC134285742 gene encoding uncharacterized protein LOC134285742; the protein is MKETLAVIAMAAISIALFAANFASADPGDQTDDSGINPNWVTPGHYHHDNSTQEASCPPPVVEACKCPILPDCPVFDLVESGPSTQEDLQRTSMYYRKFVRRIFDKRRLQPDLSDESFMIRSIQFRLSKQQVEKLKEARTASETDNVVSEIVEQSGENVYYAMAEGSCDSLYSFIVATKLNTILLCVLVAILMIVAISKICNIWWFYVALLSILIIAYSMTYRDCNNRLEVESLVTAFKYDQKNPCLGLSSLFSSITNKISDRENNCKNYLQHLHGLERNICDPLEVTVEMFGRIPTKYFGNIVDEIISIINSAHQKFGWLGPLRITVVIPVFILGLVMICSKFSLIAIFINWIRNRLITPAIATATDQPVGLTK